A window of the Eleutherodactylus coqui strain aEleCoq1 chromosome 8, aEleCoq1.hap1, whole genome shotgun sequence genome harbors these coding sequences:
- the LOC136576366 gene encoding uncharacterized protein isoform X4, giving the protein MWTTEPSSFGFGSAYASVTSAEEFQLVTKCMQLLPSPLFKKERLMPTNPEAQKQYRPTREIIRPRPTKAELALRARAAIARMLCEGLEDEDEEEEEKKKDEEEEMEGGREEEKEENIEYEAEREEEDLEDEEEEDQESSSDVPSDPLRGIQDRSLRRSRIRQRSIRHGSPRMWGKKNIMWTILRSTLHL; this is encoded by the exons CTTATGCCAGCGTCACGTCGGCGGAGGAGTTCCAACTGGTGACAAAATGTATGCAACTCCTGCCGTCCCCTCTCTTCAAGAAGGAG cgcctcaTGCCAACAAACCCTGAAGCCCAGAAACAATATCGGCCAACTCGTGAAATCATAAGACCAAGACCAACAAAGGCAGAGTTGGCACTGCGAGCAAGAGCAGCCATCGCTCGCATGCTATGTGAAGGGCTGGAGGATGAAgacgaggaagaagaggagaagaaaaaagatgaggaagaagagatggaggggggaagagaggaagaaaaagaggagaaCATTGAGTATGAGGCGGAAAGAGAGGAAGAAGATCTTGaggatgaggaagaagaggacCAGGAATCCAGCAGTGATGTTCCATCTGACCCACTGAGAGGGATTCAGGACCGGTCACTGAGAAGAAGCAGGATCAGGCAGCGTTCCATCCGCCACGGCAGCCCCCGCATGTGGGGCAAGAAGAACATCATGTGGACGATCCTGCGAAGCACCCTCCACCTCTGA